In Tenacibaculum sp. 190524A02b, the genomic stretch TTCAGTACCCGATATGAAACCACTTGACAATGGAGGTTTTAAAGTTTTTACAGATACTACTGAGCCTGAACATAATCTTCCTATGGGAGTTGCTTTATACAAATCTCCAATTTCGTCAAAACTTTATGCAATTGTTAGTAGAAAAACTGGTCCTAAAGAAAACTATCTATATCAATATGAATTAACTTTTAATGGTAAAACTACCATTTCCAATTTAGTTAGAAAGTTTGGAGCCTTTAGCGGTAAAAAAGAAATTGAAGCCATTGCTGTTGATAATGAATTAGGCTTTGTGTATTATTCCGATGAACAACACTGTATTCGTAAATACTATGCTGAACCTAAAGCTGGAAACAAAGAAATTTCTTGTTTTGGTTCTGATAAGTTTATGGCAGATATTGAGGGAATTGCTATTGCCAAAACAGACACTTCAAACGGTTACCTTATTGTTTCTAATCAACAAAAAGGAGAGTTTAACATTTTTGACAGGCAAACAAATAAATTTATAAAATCCGTTAACTTATCAACTACAGAAACTGACGGTTGTGAAGTAACTACAATTCCTTTAGGCAGTAAATTCCCTAATGGACTTTTTGTAGCAATGAATGATAATAAAGACTTTTATTTTTATGATTTAAATAAGGTCATAAAATAATTTTTCTTTCTCACTTTGTCTATTTATTAAGACTTACCACCATATGGTAAGTCTTTTTTTAACTACTCAAAACCAAATAATAAACTCATAAACAACACACTAACACTCACATACGTACTAAATTATCAAACTTAATACTATTTACTCAAAATTTATTTTTATGTTTGTGAACAGAATACAAAATGAACATTTAAAGTTAAGCTTCTTATACCCCCTCAAATTAAAAAGCAAATTTGTTTTTTAATTGTTTTACCCCTCTACTAAAAAACTAGTAATAGCTTGCTTTATACTTAACCCCCAAAGAAAATGAAAACACTTATTAGTGAATTATTTTTTAACGCAAATTTATGCGCAAAACCCAATGAGATATTACAAGATCTAAATTTTGAGTTTTCGCACCATTCTAGTGAAATGATAGGTAATCCACATCATTCCTACACTGTCAATTTATTAAAACACCCTATAATTAAAACACTTAAAAAAGGTGAATTAAGAGTTAATTTTGATGAAGTTAACAATACTTATAGTTTTTTAGAGCTTGTATTAGTAATTGAGTTTAATACTATACAAGATTTATCAAACGAGTACACAACTTTAAGTGAAAACTTAAAAAGTAAACCTATAAAATTTAGCGAAGAAACAACACAATCGGCTAACTTAATTACGTTTCTAGTAAACAAAGAAAACAATACAGCAGTTAGCTTATTTGCACAAAAAACAAATACACCACTGCTTACCATTACCTATTCAAGAAACCATTAGAATTAGTTAGTTATAAAATATAAACGCCTCCCCATACCCCCCTTAATTTCCTTATTTCTCATAATTCTATTAAACCTGATAACCTATTTATTAAATAACCTATCAATGAAAAACTGATAGTATTTCTAATCGTAAATGAATGTGACAATACATAAATATCTGTGTCTTTTATTTTAAACACACATTGTATTTACGTAAATTCGTGCTTATGGAATTATTATTTTTAGGTTTAGCTGGAGGAGCCGTTATATCTTATTTTATTTTTCAAAAATTTACAGCTACAAGCAAAAAAAGTCTTACAGAAAAACAATCTGTAGTATTGTTAGATAAAATAACAAAAGTTTCTAAACTAATTACAGTGGAAGGAGAATTTGCAGAAATATACCACCATGAAAACTCTAAAGAAAAATTTCTTGGATTATATACCAGCAAAAAGAAAGCTATTATTTTAATAAACGCCAAAGTACTTATTGGCTTTGACTTTAGAAAAATTAAACTAAAAGCAGACACTAAAAAAAGAACAATAATTCTATCAAATTTTCCTCAACCAGAAGTATTCTCTATAGAACCTAATATTAGATTTTACGATATTCAAAATGGTTTTTTAAACAAATTTAGCTCTGAAGATTTAACCAAAGTTAACAAAGAAGCTAAAGAACATGTGATGCTTAAAATTCCTGAAAGCAATTTAATGCAAACTGCCAACAAAGAAGCTTTAGATGCTATTTTATTAATGAATAGCTTAGTAGAAACTATTGGTTGGAAATTAGATTATTCTTCTTTAGAGTTACCCAGTCATACATCTACTCTAATTGAAAACTAAAACCCCCTCTTTAAAAAAGTTAAAAGTAGCAACATTAGCAGTTACTTCTTTAATTGGTTACTACAGCTTACAACAATCCAAAACCATTCATAATTGGCAACAAAAACTTGATACTACCAATATATCAGATGGCTTTGCCTTTTTTATTACTATCAATTTAATCAAGTACTTTTTACTTATTTTTGGGATTATAACTATGTTATTTTTATTAGTTAACACTTTAAAACCTAATCAATGAATATAGAACAACTACACCAATATTGCATTTCTAAAAAAGGAGTAACTGAACATTTTCCTTTTGATGAAGTTACTTTAGTTTTTAAAGTCATGGGAAAAATGTTTGCTTTGGTTGGTTTAGATAGATGGGAACAAGGAGAAACCAAAATAAATTTAAAATGCAAACCTGATTGGGCTGAAGAGTTAAGAAGCGAATACGAAAGTATCAATCCAGGTTTCCACATGAACAAAAAACACTGGAATACAGTTACTCTTAATGAAGATGTTTCAGATAATTTTGCTTTTGAGTTAATTGATCATTCTTATGATTTAGTTGTAAAAGGACTTACCAGAAAATTAAAAGAAGAATTAAAAAGCTTATAAACTATGACTAAAAAAGAATTACGAAAGCTATACAAACAAAAACGCACAAACCTTGTCTCTGAAGAAATTAAACAACTTGAGGAAAACATATATCACCAAATACAAGATTTAAATTTAACAGGTATTCAAAATATTCATTTGTTTTTACCTATTGTACGTCAAAAAGAAATCAACACGTATCCCATTATTAATTTCCTTCAACAAAAAGGAAAAACGGTTATTATTAGTAAAAGTGATTTTAGCAACAACACCCTAACTCATTATATTTTAGATAAAAAAACACAATTAAAAGAAAATGAATACGGTATCCCTGAGCCAATTAATGCTACAGAAATAGCTGTAACTAATATAGATATGGTTTTTGTTCCTTTATTAATTTCAGACAAAAACAATTATAGAGTTGGTTACGGTAAAGGATTTTACGATCGCTTTTTATCAGAATGCAAAAAAAATGTAAAAACTTTAGGTATCAATTTTTTTAAACCTATAGGTAAGATATCCGATTTAAATAAATATGACATTCCATTAAATCACGTTATATACCCGCAATAAAAAATCCTGCAAAAGCAGGATTTTTTTATATCTCTAAAACTATACTAATTTCTAACCATTCATTGAAATTAAAAACTCATCATTATTGATTGACGTTTTAATCCTTTGTTGTATAAATTCCATAGCCTCAATTGGGTTCATATCTGCTAAATATTTACGCAACACCCACATACGCTGTACAGTTTTCTCATCTAATAATAAATCATCTCTACGCGTACTTGATTTAATTAAATCAATAGCTGGGTAAATTCTTCTATTAGCTATATTACGCTCTAACTGAAGCTCCATATTACCAGTTCCCTTGAATTCTTCAAAGATAACTTCATCCATTTTAGAACCTGTTTCAGTAAGTGCTGTAGCAATAATAGTTAAAGAACCTCCATTTTCTATATTACGTGCAGCCCCAAAAAACCTTTTTGGTTTATGCAATGCATTAGCATCAATACCTCCTGATAAAATTTTACCAGATGCTGGCGCTACAGTATTATAAGCTCTTGCTAAACGTGTTATAGAATCTAATAAAATAACTACATCATGCCCACACTCAACTAAACGCTTTGCTTTTTCTAACACAATATTAGCTACTCTAACATGTTTGTCTGCCGGCTCATCAAAGGTAGAAGCTACTACTTCACCTCTAACGCTACGTTGCATATCTGTAACCTCTTCAGGACGTTCATCAATAAGTAATACCAACTGATAAACCTCTGGATGATTTGCAGCAATAGCATTTGCCACATCTTTTAACAACATAGTTTTACCTGTTTTGGGCTGTGCTACAATCATACCACGTTGTCCCTTACCTATTGGAGAAAATAAATCTATAATTCTAGTAGAAAGTGAACTTCCTTTTTGTGCTAAATTAAACTTCTCATTAGCAAAAAGTGGTGTCAAATGCTCAAAAGAAACTCTATCTCTTACAATATTAGGATTTAATCCGTTTATTTTTGAAACTCTAATTAAAGGAAAGTACTTCTCTCCTTCTTTTGGCGGACGTACATTACCTCTTACAGTATCTCCAGTTTTCAATCCAAATAATTTAATTTGAGATTGAGAAACATAAATATCATCAGGTGATGACAAATAATTATAATCAGAAGAACGTAAAAAACCATAACCATCTGGCATCATTTCTAATACACCTTCACTTTCTATAATTCCATCAAACTCAAAATCAGGATCACGGTATTTATTACCACTCTTATTCCCGTTATGATTCTGGTTTCCTTTATTATGGTTTTGATTTCCTTTATTGTGATTATGATGCTGCTTATTACCTTTATTCTGGTGATTTCTATGCTTATTGTTTTGGTGTCTATGATTGTTATTATCATTTTGCCCGCCTCTTTTAGCATCATCAGTTTTTGGCGTAGCCACAACTTTAGCTGCTTCCTGACTCTTTTTTGCTACAGCATCATTTCCTTTTTTAGAAACATTCTCTTCTTTAGTCTCGTTTGAAGCAACAGCAGTCTTTGCAATCCTTCTTCTTTTAGGCTTTTCTTTCGGAGCTTCCTCTTCTTTTTTAGTTGATTCGGTTGTATTCTTAGCTACTGGTTTTTTATCACTAGCAACAGGCTTAGCTTTGCTAACTTTAGCTTTGGTAGTAGTCTCCTTTTTTTTGACAACTGCTTCACCATTAGAAGCCTCTGCCTGAGCATCTAAAATTTTGTAAACTAAATCTAACTTTTTCAACTGACTAATTTTAGTCAACCCAATAGTTTTGGCTATTGATTGTAAATCAGTAAGCTTTTTAGCTTTTAATTCCGAAATTTCGAACATTCATTAAAGTATTAGGTTAAAATCCTTCTTTTGTTAAGTGTAAAGAATTTAAAAAATTATTGTTTGTTTTTTTGACTCTTAGCTATATTGAAGTATATAACAAGTAACCACTTAGATTACTTACATCGCAAATATATACAAATTATTTAACTTCTAATATTTCTTTTTAAAAAAAAGAAACATTATTTTTGCCATCCAATTATTGAAAATGATACAAAGAATACAATCTATATATCTTTTATTAGCAGCTCTCATTGCTGGTGGGCTAACCTTTTTTGTTAGTTTATGGCAACAAGTTAAAAACAACGCTTCTATATATAGTATAGATTTATTAAGTGCTAGTTCTTTGGCACCTAAAATAGTTCCTATATTATTTTTTATATCAGCCATAATATCCATTGCAACTATCTTTTTATTCAAAAAAAGACAACTACAATTTGTATTAGGCAGAATTATTATTTTGACAAATCTTTTTTTATTAGGATTGTTGATCTATCTATCACTAACGTTATCTGGAGAAACAGCCGTTTCTGAGAAAGGTATTGGGATGTTCCTACCAATTGTTATTATTTTGCTTGTAGTTTTAGCAAATAAGGCCATTAAAAGGGATGAAGATCTTGTAAAATCTGTTGATAGATTACGATAAACCTAACATCTTAGTATATTTAGTGCGACAAAACCGAGAAATTTTCTCGGTTTTTTTATACCATATAATATAATAGGTACTATTTAGTATTGATACAACACAAAGAATACTATAATCTATTTTAATTAATTGTATAACTTTCATTATTTAGCTAGTAAAATAATTTAGTATACATTACATATATGTGCTACACTTTTACTTGTTTACTATTTTATTTATTAGAATGAAATAGTAAAAGTATATAGTTATAAAAAAGCTACTTTTTACACTAATTAAACTATACTATTTAAACCACAACTACAACTAATTAATTATCAAATACTTTGCATAATATACATACCTTAATTAAACTTTGATAAATAACACACAATCAAAACTAAAGAGGATTAAAAATGAATACACAATACTTATTTTAAAAATTTTCAAGAAGAATTAGGCATAACTTTCATAGTTTATTTTTTAAAATATACATATCTTTACTATAGTAAAATATACTATAAAAACCTTAAAAACAAAAACTTAACCTCAAAATGTTAAAGAACAACTAAGGGTTTACCCTGATTACTTAAGTAAAAACCCTGACAAAACGTATAGGGATTCTGAGTATTGTGAGAACTGTAGTTGTCTTTTAAATTTGTAAACGTAAACAACAAATGAGTTACAAGAAGATTAAAGTTCATATAGCCGACGATCACAAAATCCTAGTAGAAGGAGTGATGGCTTTAATAAATATTGAAGATGACATCGAAGTTGAGGGATATTCTCTTACAGGAAGAGAAGTAGTCAACTGGTCAACGTCTAACACCGCAGACATTTTAATATTAGACATTAATATGCCTGACATGGATGGAATAGAGGTTTTAAAAGCATTTCACCAAAGAGAAATTGAAATGAAAACTATAATTCTATCAAGTTTAAGCGATCCAAAAATAGTTTCAGAAATGATTGCTTTAGGTGCTAACGGTTTTTTAGAAAAAAGCTGTGCGTATGACCATATTGTAGATGCAATAAGAGCTGTAAACAATGGTTTGCAATATTTTAATGAAGATATTAAAAGTAAACTATTCAATTTATATGTTACGGGATCAAAAAATGAGATTAAGAGGGAACAATCTCATAAAGATTTGACAGAAAGAGAAATTGAAGTACTGAGATTAATAGCCCAAGAAAAGAGTTCATCTGAAATAGCACAAAATTTAAGAATTAGCATAAAAACGGTAGAAACATATCGTAGAAGCCTATATAAAAAGTTGAAAGTAAAAAATGTAGTAGGTTTAGCGATGTATGCCGTTAGGAACAACATAGTATAATCCTTTCATTCTATCTTTTTTCTTTAACCCCCTAAAGAAAAAAACCCCCAAAACCTATAATCCTAACTAAGTACATCGCTAATAAACTACTAACCATAACAATATATTTGGCGATGTACACTGTTATTTATAACATAGCATAGAAAAACCCCTTCATTTTGTTTTCTTTATCCCCTAACAATGAGAACGTCCCCCGTATCTCCATCTGTCTATCCTAAGTACGTCGCCTTTTTTAAACAAGCCCATAAACCTTAAATATTAATAAATAACACATTCAAAAATCATGAAAAAAATTACCCCATTATTTATAGCAGTTGCAAGTTTTTTATTTATGACATCTTGTTCATCTAATGACAATGACACCAATATAATTCAAGAAAGCCAAGAAAATCAATTACAAACTTATACTTTAAAAAGGGATTCTCAAGGGAGATATTCAATAGACTTTAACGTTTCAGAAAATACAGCGGTTGAATCTTATAAAAACGCTGACTTATCTAACGAAATTATTTTATCTAAAACCAACCAAAAGTCAATACCAAACTATACCAACAATTTCAAACTTGAGAATAACCTTTTAAAAGTAGGCTTTTTAGAAGAAAACAATGGCAAACAAACTTCTATTGCAATTGAAGATGAAAATATTACCTTTGCTAAAGGTGTAACTGAATATTTAAATAATTATAGCGTTACTAAAAACAAGGACAATACCTTTAGTTTAAACTTCGAAGTAGATGAAAATGTAATTGCTGAATTTGTTTATAATGAAAATGTTGAAACTTACGAGGTTCATTTATCTAAGGGAAAAAGTAAAATAACCAAATTTGAGCGTATTTTAAGCAAACCAAATGATGATATATTAAAAATTGACTTCGTTAATCACAAAACATCAAACACTAATAATATTCAGAATAGAAACTATGGCGAAGCAGGTGAAATACCCAGAAAACCTAGAGTTATAATAGAATTATCTAGTATTTAAAAATCTATATGAAACTTTTTTTTGTTTGTCTAATAACAATATTAACTGTAAACAAAAGCTTTTTCTTCAAGAAAAAAAACTATAAAATAGCCTTAAATAATAAGGCTATTTTAGTACAAATAGATCAAGATTCTACAGCTATAAAATACAAAAATGCTTTAACAAAATTCAAAAAAGAGCTCTACTCTAAAGCTCTTGAAGAAGCTCTAATAGTCTTAAGTAAAAGTAAAGATGATAAAAAACATTCGTATTTAGCCCTCAAACTTATTGGTGATATATATCATAAAACTCATGAAGTAGATAAAGCTTTATATTTTTACAAAAAATCTCTTTTTTATCTAAAAAAATTAAAAGAAGATGATAATATCGATGATTTTGATAGTCCAATAAAAAAAATAGACAATTCTATTTGTCAGATTTATTTGAAAATTAGCGGTAATTATTTAAAAAAATATAGAGATATAAAAAACAAACCACCCAAAAAGGTAAAAAATAAAAAATTAACAAAACATCTTTTATTAAAAAACAAGGATAGCGCACTCTTTTTTGCTAAAAAAATAGATAGCTTAACATCTATTAATGACGAAATTGAAAAATACAAAGCTATTTCATATTCAAATATTTCAACTCTCTACTTCTTAGACTCTATATACGACAAAGCTAGTTTCTTTGCTCAAAAAGCAATAAAAATTCACCAAAAAAGGAATGACAAGGAAAGAATCGCTAGCTCTTTAAATAACCTTGCTAATGTTTTTTTAGCTAAAGGTGATCTAAAAAAAGCTAAATCACTATACAGTGATGCAATATCAGCTATTGATAAAATAGAAAACCATAAAGCTACGGAATTTAAATCCATCTTATACTATAATTTAGCTTGGGCAATGAGAAAACTTGAAGAAGTTGAAGCTTATGACAACCTTGAAAAATCATATGAATTAGAAGACCTTTTAAAAGAAAAAGACATTAAAGAAGTGGTTAAAAAAATTGAGGCCAAACACAAAGAAAACTTAGAAAAACAAAAAGTAGATTTGGTAAAAAACCAAATAGAATTAGAGAAACACCAAAAAAGAACTACTAATTATTTATTAGGAGCGCTTTCCTTACTTATTTTAACTATATCAGGAGTTGTTATTTATAACTACACCCTACGCCAAAGAAACTTACACTTAAAAATTGAACAAAATAAATTAGTAGAACAACAAAAAATAGCCCAAATAAAATCAGATTCTCAAAAAATGATTTTAAATGCTGCTATTGATGGTAAAGAAACAGAAAGAAAACAAATAGCAGAAACCTTACATGATAGCGTTAGTGCTTTACTATCTTCCGCCAACATGCATTTATTAGCTACAAAAAGACAATTCAACGGCAATACTCCTATTGAACTAGATAAAACACAAAAAATAATTTTAGAAGCTTCTCAAAAGGTTAGAGATTTATCACACAACTTAGTTTCTTCTATTTTATTAAAATTTGGTTTAGAGTATTCTCTTCAAGACATCACTCAAAAGTACTCTAATTCAGAACTTACTTTTCATCCAGACATGAGTAATATCCCTAGATATGATCAAGATTTTGAAATTAAAATGTACAATGTTATTCATGAGCTTATCAATAACATCATAAAACACAGTAAAGCTGCCAATGCATATATTGTTTTAGAAGATACTGGTGATTTTTTATCTGTTTTAATTGAAGATGATGGTGTTGGTTTTAATTACCGAAATAGTAAAGTAAAATCTGGACTTGGCCTTAACCAAATTGAAGCTAGAATTCAAATGATGAATGGGAATATTATTATTGAATCAGCAGAAAACAGAGGAACAAAAATTACCATGTCCGTACCAACTATAAAAAAAAAAGAAGTTAACCTCGTTTAGCTAATTCAATAACCTCCATATTTTTAACAGCTCCTTTGTCTAACTCAAAACGTAGCATGGTGCGTACTTTATGAAAACCATGATTACCTGCTGCACCTGGATTTAAATGTAATATTTGTAATTTTTCATCAAACTGAACCTTTAAAATATGTGAATGCCCACAAATAAAAAGTTTTGGTCGTTCTTTTTTTAAATCTTCTCTTACTCTTTGGTTGTATTTATTAGGATACCCTCCAATATGTGTAATCCATACAGACACCCCCTCTACTGTAAATTTTGCATCTAAAGGAAACTCTGCCCTTGCATCTTTATCATCAATATTTCCATAAACTGCTCGTAAAGGTTTATATTTTTTTAAAGTATCAGTCACTTTTAAATCGCCAATATCTCCAGCATGCCATACTTCATCAGCCAACTTAACAAATTTTAATATCTGAGCATCTATATAACTATGCGTATCTGAAAGTAATAGTATTTTTTTCATACAAAGGGCAAGGTATATAGGATATGGGTACAAAAAAAATAAACTCGCAAAAATGTGAGTTTATTTTAGGGGAAACTTAAATGGGGGGATATTGTATTAATACATTACAAAGATATACCATACCATAAACCCATCCATTAACATACGTTAAAAAACACATTTACAACACAATAAAAAAACAGGAATAAAAAAAAAATAAACTCTCAGGTAATATACAAGGAGTTTATTTTAAGGGAAAAAAATTAACAAGGGGATTATCAATAATTATGATAACAGTTCAAATATATAATATTAAATTAACATAACAATTAACATATGTTAATTTAATATTACACAAACAGAATTTATAGACTTTTATGAGTCTTTAACATCATTTTTAATTTAAATGTACTCACAAGAAAAACAATCTATTTTTAAGATAGATAAAAGAAAATTAAAGCGTAGTTAGACTAGAGTTTCTTTTATTTTAAAATATCAAACAAAAAGAGGCAGTTTAATTAAGTATATTTATGTTAGATGTGATACATAAAACTATTGAAAACTAAAAAAGGATTGAATTAGTTCTAAAAAAAAAAATAAACTCTCAGGTAATATACAAGGAGTTTATTTTAGGGGAAAAACTTAATATTGAGGGATCGTACTTATCATAAGTTATAAATACACTACAAAAATAAAGCACATAACACTCATAACCATTAACATAGGTTAATAAAAGTAATTCTCTATAAAAAATCAAGAAAAGTATTCATTTAAGACTTATAAAAACAGAAAAGCTTTTTATCCATTAATTCTTTCTAAAAAAAATAAACTCTCAAGTAATACACAAGGAGTTTATTTTAGGGGAAAAACTTAATAATTAAGGGAATTATGTAACTAATTTAAATACACTACAAAGATATCCTCTAAAACACTCACAACCATTAACATAAGTTAACAAAATTAACTTTCTGCAAAAAACATTAAAAACAACTCCGTACAATCATTTGTTAAACACAAAACAATCAACCTTTTACCAAACCGTTTTATATAACTACTTAACTTATCATGAAACTCATTAATACAAAATCATAAAAGACACAATCACTTTTACGTATTGTGTTACCACTAAAAAATTAACAGAACATTTTATAATTGATACCATATAAATTCCATAATTTAGCTACTTAAAAACACCATTTTTTTGAGGTATTTTATAGAGCTATCATATAACGGTAAAAACTATCATGGCTGGCAAATACAACCAGATGCAATTTCCATACAAGAAAAAATAAACAATGCTTTAAGCACTATTTTAAGAACGGACATTAATATAGTTGGTGCTGGAAGAACTGATGCCGGTGTTCATGCTTCTCAAATGTTTGCACATTTTGACATTGATAAAGTTTTAGATGAGAATTTCACGTATAAGCTAAACGCTATATTACCAAATGACATTGTTATTCATCAAACACTTTTAGTAAATAATGATGCCCACGCTAGATTTGATGCTAATAGTAGAAGCTACGAATATAAAATATGGCTAGGTAGAAACCCTTTTTTATTAGATACCACTTGGCAATTACTTTACAAAGACATTAATATTAATGCTATGAATGAAGCTGCGCAAATATTATATGAGTATAATGATTTTGAGTGTTTTTCAAAAGTAAAAACTGATGTCAATACATTTATTTGTAAAGTTACCGAAGCTAAA encodes the following:
- a CDS encoding phytase; protein product: MKLYKLTILTIVIAITACKQTSKLPAIKPDVITEKTVNDSDDPAIWVNPNNAEESIVFGTDKETNGAIYAFNLNGKIIPEKTIKNIKRPNNIDLAYGFQLNDSTKTDVIVFTEREQQQIRLFSVPDMKPLDNGGFKVFTDTTEPEHNLPMGVALYKSPISSKLYAIVSRKTGPKENYLYQYELTFNGKTTISNLVRKFGAFSGKKEIEAIAVDNELGFVYYSDEQHCIRKYYAEPKAGNKEISCFGSDKFMADIEGIAIAKTDTSNGYLIVSNQQKGEFNIFDRQTNKFIKSVNLSTTETDGCEVTTIPLGSKFPNGLFVAMNDNKDFYFYDLNKVIK
- a CDS encoding DUF4230 domain-containing protein — its product is MELLFLGLAGGAVISYFIFQKFTATSKKSLTEKQSVVLLDKITKVSKLITVEGEFAEIYHHENSKEKFLGLYTSKKKAIILINAKVLIGFDFRKIKLKADTKKRTIILSNFPQPEVFSIEPNIRFYDIQNGFLNKFSSEDLTKVNKEAKEHVMLKIPESNLMQTANKEALDAILLMNSLVETIGWKLDYSSLELPSHTSTLIEN
- a CDS encoding MmcQ/YjbR family DNA-binding protein, which gives rise to MNIEQLHQYCISKKGVTEHFPFDEVTLVFKVMGKMFALVGLDRWEQGETKINLKCKPDWAEELRSEYESINPGFHMNKKHWNTVTLNEDVSDNFAFELIDHSYDLVVKGLTRKLKEELKSL
- a CDS encoding 5-formyltetrahydrofolate cyclo-ligase, with amino-acid sequence MTKKELRKLYKQKRTNLVSEEIKQLEENIYHQIQDLNLTGIQNIHLFLPIVRQKEINTYPIINFLQQKGKTVIISKSDFSNNTLTHYILDKKTQLKENEYGIPEPINATEIAVTNIDMVFVPLLISDKNNYRVGYGKGFYDRFLSECKKNVKTLGINFFKPIGKISDLNKYDIPLNHVIYPQ
- the rho gene encoding transcription termination factor Rho codes for the protein MFEISELKAKKLTDLQSIAKTIGLTKISQLKKLDLVYKILDAQAEASNGEAVVKKKETTTKAKVSKAKPVASDKKPVAKNTTESTKKEEEAPKEKPKRRRIAKTAVASNETKEENVSKKGNDAVAKKSQEAAKVVATPKTDDAKRGGQNDNNNHRHQNNKHRNHQNKGNKQHHNHNKGNQNHNKGNQNHNGNKSGNKYRDPDFEFDGIIESEGVLEMMPDGYGFLRSSDYNYLSSPDDIYVSQSQIKLFGLKTGDTVRGNVRPPKEGEKYFPLIRVSKINGLNPNIVRDRVSFEHLTPLFANEKFNLAQKGSSLSTRIIDLFSPIGKGQRGMIVAQPKTGKTMLLKDVANAIAANHPEVYQLVLLIDERPEEVTDMQRSVRGEVVASTFDEPADKHVRVANIVLEKAKRLVECGHDVVILLDSITRLARAYNTVAPASGKILSGGIDANALHKPKRFFGAARNIENGGSLTIIATALTETGSKMDEVIFEEFKGTGNMELQLERNIANRRIYPAIDLIKSSTRRDDLLLDEKTVQRMWVLRKYLADMNPIEAMEFIQQRIKTSINNDEFLISMNG
- a CDS encoding DUF4293 family protein — encoded protein: MIQRIQSIYLLLAALIAGGLTFFVSLWQQVKNNASIYSIDLLSASSLAPKIVPILFFISAIISIATIFLFKKRQLQFVLGRIIILTNLFLLGLLIYLSLTLSGETAVSEKGIGMFLPIVIILLVVLANKAIKRDEDLVKSVDRLR
- a CDS encoding response regulator transcription factor; the encoded protein is MSYKKIKVHIADDHKILVEGVMALINIEDDIEVEGYSLTGREVVNWSTSNTADILILDINMPDMDGIEVLKAFHQREIEMKTIILSSLSDPKIVSEMIALGANGFLEKSCAYDHIVDAIRAVNNGLQYFNEDIKSKLFNLYVTGSKNEIKREQSHKDLTEREIEVLRLIAQEKSSSEIAQNLRISIKTVETYRRSLYKKLKVKNVVGLAMYAVRNNIV
- a CDS encoding ATP-binding protein, which gives rise to MKLFFVCLITILTVNKSFFFKKKNYKIALNNKAILVQIDQDSTAIKYKNALTKFKKELYSKALEEALIVLSKSKDDKKHSYLALKLIGDIYHKTHEVDKALYFYKKSLFYLKKLKEDDNIDDFDSPIKKIDNSICQIYLKISGNYLKKYRDIKNKPPKKVKNKKLTKHLLLKNKDSALFFAKKIDSLTSINDEIEKYKAISYSNISTLYFLDSIYDKASFFAQKAIKIHQKRNDKERIASSLNNLANVFLAKGDLKKAKSLYSDAISAIDKIENHKATEFKSILYYNLAWAMRKLEEVEAYDNLEKSYELEDLLKEKDIKEVVKKIEAKHKENLEKQKVDLVKNQIELEKHQKRTTNYLLGALSLLILTISGVVIYNYTLRQRNLHLKIEQNKLVEQQKIAQIKSDSQKMILNAAIDGKETERKQIAETLHDSVSALLSSANMHLLATKRQFNGNTPIELDKTQKIILEASQKVRDLSHNLVSSILLKFGLEYSLQDITQKYSNSELTFHPDMSNIPRYDQDFEIKMYNVIHELINNIIKHSKAANAYIVLEDTGDFLSVLIEDDGVGFNYRNSKVKSGLGLNQIEARIQMMNGNIIIESAENRGTKITMSVPTIKKKEVNLV
- a CDS encoding metallophosphoesterase family protein, whose protein sequence is MKKILLLSDTHSYIDAQILKFVKLADEVWHAGDIGDLKVTDTLKKYKPLRAVYGNIDDKDARAEFPLDAKFTVEGVSVWITHIGGYPNKYNQRVREDLKKERPKLFICGHSHILKVQFDEKLQILHLNPGAAGNHGFHKVRTMLRFELDKGAVKNMEVIELAKRG
- the truA gene encoding tRNA pseudouridine(38-40) synthase TruA — encoded protein: MRYFIELSYNGKNYHGWQIQPDAISIQEKINNALSTILRTDINIVGAGRTDAGVHASQMFAHFDIDKVLDENFTYKLNAILPNDIVIHQTLLVNNDAHARFDANSRSYEYKIWLGRNPFLLDTTWQLLYKDININAMNEAAQILYEYNDFECFSKVKTDVNTFICKVTEAKWILNNSNLTFYISADRFLRNMVRAIVGTLLDVGLGKKSVANFREIIESKNRSKAGVSVPAKGLFLTNVSYPYI